A single region of the Aerosakkonema funiforme FACHB-1375 genome encodes:
- a CDS encoding M16 family metallopeptidase codes for MTRMQNSIDRGIKRTQLKNGIVVIAVENPAADIIASRIFLRVGGRWEQRSQAGLSHLLASVLTKGTDRLTASEIAERVESLGASLGADAAADYFLLSMKTVSADFAEILELAGQLLRSPSFPETEVELERRMALQAIRSQQEQPFTVAFEQLRQAMYRDHPYAMSSLGTESSVSKLTRADLQEYHRTYFRPDNTVISIVGRIAPEDAIAQVEQVLGDWQAPATPIPTLTLPRITPIPHPSVTYQPTQQSIVMLGYLTPSVGSPDYMALKLLNTYLGNGLSSRLFVELREKRGLAYEVSAFYPTRLDWSQFAVYMGTAPENTAIALDSLRAEVDRLCKAPLEPEEFQAAQNKLLGQYALGKQTNAQIAQVYGWYEILGLGIEFDITFPEAVAAVTTEAAMDAACRYFIEPYVSLVGPAYAVDGLVEKGWQN; via the coding sequence ATGACCAGAATGCAAAATTCCATCGATCGAGGGATTAAGCGAACACAATTAAAAAATGGCATTGTCGTAATCGCAGTGGAAAATCCGGCTGCCGATATTATTGCCAGTCGGATATTTTTGCGTGTTGGCGGTCGGTGGGAACAACGATCGCAAGCGGGTTTGTCTCACTTACTCGCATCCGTCCTCACCAAGGGAACCGATCGACTGACCGCTTCCGAAATCGCCGAACGTGTGGAGTCCTTGGGAGCAAGTTTGGGTGCTGACGCCGCTGCCGATTATTTTTTGCTCAGTATGAAAACTGTTTCTGCTGATTTTGCGGAGATACTAGAACTGGCTGGGCAGCTGTTGCGATCGCCCAGCTTTCCAGAAACAGAAGTGGAATTGGAACGCCGCATGGCTTTGCAGGCAATTCGATCGCAGCAGGAACAGCCGTTTACGGTGGCATTCGAGCAGTTGCGACAAGCTATGTATCGAGATCATCCTTATGCGATGTCGAGTCTGGGAACAGAAAGCAGCGTTTCCAAGCTTACTCGTGCTGATTTGCAGGAGTACCATCGCACTTACTTTCGCCCGGATAATACTGTCATCAGTATAGTGGGCAGAATAGCGCCAGAAGATGCGATCGCCCAAGTCGAGCAAGTTCTCGGCGACTGGCAAGCACCTGCAACGCCTATCCCCACCCTCACCCTACCCCGCATTACCCCTATTCCTCACCCCAGCGTTACCTACCAACCAACTCAGCAATCTATTGTGATGTTGGGATATCTCACACCATCGGTGGGAAGTCCCGACTATATGGCTTTAAAGTTGCTCAATACCTATTTGGGGAACGGTCTTTCCAGTCGGTTGTTTGTGGAATTGCGGGAAAAGCGAGGTTTGGCTTATGAGGTTTCTGCTTTCTACCCAACTCGCTTGGATTGGTCGCAATTTGCAGTTTACATGGGTACTGCCCCGGAAAATACAGCGATCGCACTCGACAGCTTAAGGGCAGAAGTCGATCGCTTGTGCAAAGCTCCACTTGAGCCAGAAGAGTTTCAGGCTGCCCAAAATAAGTTGCTGGGTCAGTACGCTTTGGGTAAACAAACCAACGCTCAAATCGCCCAGGTTTATGGCTGGTACGAAATCTTGGGGTTGGGAATCGAGTTCGATATCACTTTCCCGGAAGCTGTTGCAGCTGTAACAACCGAGGCGGCGATGGATGCGGCTTGCCGATACTTTATCGAGCCGTATGTGTCTTTGGTTGGGCCAGCATATGCTGTGGATGGATTGGTAGAAAAGGGTTGGCAAAATTAG
- a CDS encoding peptidoglycan-binding domain-containing protein encodes MTQEQWSMTRLKMSGLIRFCLFLLPVSLLSWYQLPPAFSQGFSRLDSEVSSRQSVVRPTLKSGSQGVVVSELQAVLKLLGYYSGAVDGNYDETTAIAVSQFQRAAGIKADGIVGTATWEQLFPPARSTQPSSVSSPTAESQEKPVPANQSAANTSASTLTESPTNNLPILRLGMRGPAVFWLQKRLQATGFFTGAVDGVFGSDTQIAVKAAQRNYGLNADGVVGQSTWRAILP; translated from the coding sequence ATGACACAAGAGCAATGGTCGATGACGCGATTGAAGATGTCTGGGTTAATCCGTTTTTGCTTATTTCTGCTTCCTGTTTCCCTATTAAGTTGGTATCAACTGCCACCCGCATTTAGCCAGGGATTCAGTCGCTTAGACTCGGAAGTTTCCAGCCGCCAGTCTGTAGTTCGACCTACCCTCAAAAGCGGTAGTCAGGGAGTGGTAGTCTCAGAACTGCAAGCAGTTCTCAAACTGTTGGGTTATTATAGTGGCGCGGTTGATGGCAACTATGATGAAACAACTGCGATCGCAGTTTCTCAATTTCAGCGAGCGGCTGGTATAAAAGCTGATGGCATTGTGGGTACGGCAACTTGGGAACAATTATTTCCACCTGCGCGATCGACACAGCCTTCTTCTGTATCCTCCCCAACAGCCGAGTCACAAGAAAAACCAGTACCAGCAAATCAATCTGCCGCTAACACCAGCGCTTCTACTCTTACGGAGTCCCCAACAAACAATTTACCAATTTTGCGGCTGGGGATGCGCGGCCCTGCTGTGTTCTGGTTACAAAAACGACTGCAAGCAACCGGATTTTTTACTGGTGCTGTCGATGGTGTTTTCGGCTCAGATACCCAAATTGCCGTCAAAGCTGCACAAAGAAATTATGGGCTAAATGCTGATGGAGTTGTTGGCCAAAGCACTTGGAGAGCTATTTTACCTTAG
- a CDS encoding FkbM family methyltransferase — translation MKQIWNVIFSHILRLIVKLVFLFTGKGGGKFANLLAKGQTYTVKNYAGKYKFNVDTTYPIEASVWLGGLYDVVTTKFLRKVIRKNDLFLDIGANCGVLTLVAASLITTGKIYAFEPSEHIRYRLQANIELNPHLKDLVKVVPLGVGATKGQLFYHEDREFRGNGALQPISGTVVDVVSLDEWVLLEPIEKIDVIKIDVEGMEYDVLLGAKAVIEKYHPLIYFETLPIFFKYTSHNIRTIYEFLANLGYRIVSPTAPHAEISFDGPYPANSVAIHPQHADRLKRQ, via the coding sequence ATGAAACAAATTTGGAACGTTATATTTAGCCATATTTTACGTTTAATCGTCAAGTTAGTTTTTCTTTTCACTGGTAAGGGTGGAGGTAAATTTGCCAATTTACTAGCCAAAGGCCAAACCTATACAGTCAAAAATTATGCTGGTAAATATAAGTTTAACGTCGATACAACTTATCCAATAGAAGCTTCTGTGTGGCTTGGGGGTCTGTACGATGTTGTGACCACCAAGTTTTTACGCAAAGTTATTCGTAAAAACGATCTATTTTTAGATATTGGCGCTAATTGCGGTGTGCTTACCTTAGTTGCCGCCAGTTTAATAACTACTGGCAAAATTTATGCCTTTGAACCATCAGAACATATCCGTTATCGTTTACAAGCCAATATTGAATTAAATCCGCACCTGAAAGATTTAGTAAAAGTAGTGCCGTTAGGAGTGGGTGCGACTAAAGGCCAGTTATTTTATCACGAAGACCGAGAATTTCGAGGAAATGGTGCTTTGCAGCCAATTTCCGGTACTGTGGTAGACGTAGTTTCACTTGATGAGTGGGTATTGCTCGAACCAATTGAAAAAATAGATGTAATTAAAATCGATGTCGAAGGAATGGAATATGATGTTTTACTAGGAGCTAAGGCAGTAATAGAAAAGTATCATCCCTTGATTTATTTTGAAACATTGCCTATTTTTTTTAAATATACGTCTCACAATATTAGAACTATCTACGAATTTCTGGCTAACTTAGGTTACAGGATAGTGAGCCCCACAGCACCTCACGCGGAGATATCTTTTGATGGCCCTTATCCTGCAAATTCTGTCGCAATTCATCCCCAGCACGCCGATAGATTAAAAAGGCAATAA
- a CDS encoding M16 family metallopeptidase has translation MSQLPNVSEFPADVFRLDNGLTVIHQYISATPVAVVDVWVRAGAIREPDEWSGMAHFLEHMIFKGTERVPPGMFDQIVENWGGVTNAATSHDYAHFFITTAVPYLADTLPYLAELLLNAAIPDDEFIRERDVVLEEIRQAEDNPDWLGFQALVESIYPHHPYGRPVLGTESHLLKHSPAEMRCFHACHYQPENITVTIVGGVDRETALELVSRSFVEFAPRCNAPQLQTKIASPLTEIRRQELCLPRLEQARLLMGWTGPGLEELRSAYGLDLLSVLLAEGRCSRLVRQLREEEQLVHNVGSSFSLQQESSLFTISAWLEPQYLDVVEGLISDCLAQLHASPVSEAELKRCKRLLCNDYAFSTESPGQLAGLYGYYSTIAQAEIAVTYPQQIQSFQPAEVQQLAQQYLSPERYAVTILKPNY, from the coding sequence TTGTCTCAACTGCCGAACGTGTCAGAGTTCCCGGCTGATGTATTCAGGCTAGACAATGGATTGACGGTGATTCACCAATACATATCGGCCACACCGGTAGCAGTGGTCGATGTTTGGGTGCGTGCGGGAGCCATACGAGAACCCGATGAATGGTCTGGTATGGCCCACTTTCTGGAACACATGATCTTCAAAGGCACTGAGCGAGTGCCTCCAGGAATGTTTGACCAGATTGTGGAAAACTGGGGAGGTGTCACAAACGCCGCTACGAGCCACGATTACGCTCATTTCTTCATTACCACAGCGGTGCCGTACTTGGCAGATACGTTGCCGTACTTGGCGGAACTGCTATTAAATGCTGCCATCCCAGATGACGAATTCATCCGGGAACGGGATGTGGTATTGGAGGAAATTCGCCAAGCTGAAGATAACCCGGATTGGTTGGGTTTCCAAGCGCTGGTAGAAAGCATTTATCCCCACCATCCTTACGGTCGTCCGGTACTTGGAACGGAGAGCCATCTACTCAAACATTCTCCCGCAGAGATGCGATGTTTCCACGCTTGTCATTACCAACCGGAAAACATTACTGTGACGATCGTCGGGGGAGTCGATCGAGAAACGGCTCTAGAACTTGTGAGTCGATCGTTTGTAGAGTTTGCCCCTCGTTGCAATGCTCCCCAACTGCAAACAAAAATCGCTAGCCCACTGACGGAAATTCGCCGCCAGGAACTTTGTCTACCCAGACTAGAGCAAGCTCGTTTGCTCATGGGTTGGACAGGCCCGGGACTGGAGGAATTACGCAGTGCTTACGGGTTGGATTTGCTGTCGGTGTTGTTGGCAGAGGGGCGGTGTTCTCGACTGGTACGGCAATTGCGGGAAGAAGAGCAATTAGTGCATAACGTTGGTAGCAGTTTCTCGCTACAGCAGGAGTCTAGTCTATTTACGATTAGTGCTTGGTTGGAACCGCAATATTTAGATGTGGTAGAGGGGCTGATTTCGGATTGCCTCGCCCAGTTGCACGCCTCACCCGTATCTGAGGCAGAATTGAAACGCTGCAAACGCCTGTTGTGTAATGATTATGCTTTTTCCACAGAATCGCCTGGGCAGTTGGCTGGGCTTTATGGCTATTACAGTACGATCGCCCAAGCAGAAATCGCAGTTACCTACCCGCAGCAGATTCAATCATTTCAGCCAGCAGAGGTTCAGCAGCTCGCGCAGCAGTATCTATCTCCGGAGCGTTATGCTGTCACTATCTTAAAACCTAATTACTAA
- a CDS encoding Z1 domain-containing protein, whose protein sequence is MSEITIKTDGYCINKLMARLRSKIGEKAAEELKQTAVEIVKNCVKVYSEKFGVGDVGATATGLVSNPYKGKIPDGTTGLIYGRVQSGKTNTTIATLAVAQENGFRCFIVLTSDNTWLGKQTAARFNNQLKGGPVVFDWEQWKNDPHEFAKSKLLPYIKDTGVVLVSTKNQRHLDNLLKVLKYANASSVPTLIFDDEADNASLNTNEQKQAKKGKDIVPDSAIFDKIGKIRKEVANHIYLQITATPQSLLLQNLDHPCKPAFCAALPKPGDSYMGGDLFFDENSPYCFIVKAEEIELLKQQEGKINPGNNWNIPEGLRIALCCFFLGAIYKMRSTTDEDAKYSFLAHICYKKDNHDNLEKIISGFVVELDKALRGQSSTSKKEQALKWLTEAYQELSKTVPNLPPLDSLIEDLKHELRSAIPKVINANNPDKEPNYNPGMNILIGGNRLGRCVTIEGLMVTYYGRDAKQKVMDTVHQHARMYGYRQELKDVTRLFLPKHILEAFRAIHESDEGMRQAIGDDPSQIKLKPVWVGGRLQATRSNVLNLAGIDAFTPGTAIFPRDPLWKKAEVSKHTEALNNLLAEYQGDDNYYEVDIDFLIEILENMPSARCLGYSWEDKRVKEVLRAMKAKGIEKGMLNVRRGQKCEGLDLSNQTTRPWLGAGFANSQWISKPRQKYPHIPTLVVMYEKGEKEKGWDDQPLYLPTLILPKSKFVFMFNYSDEAEELEYDLDWQDIEEIDEQEWLYAAANNPVFDFLNDPEEDIYTLADGKAFND, encoded by the coding sequence ATGAGTGAAATTACTATTAAAACAGATGGATATTGCATCAACAAGCTTATGGCTCGTTTGAGAAGCAAAATAGGAGAGAAAGCAGCAGAGGAATTAAAGCAAACGGCTGTAGAGATTGTTAAGAACTGCGTTAAAGTCTACTCAGAAAAATTTGGCGTTGGTGATGTTGGCGCTACAGCTACGGGACTTGTTAGTAATCCTTACAAAGGTAAAATACCTGATGGTACTACTGGTTTAATCTACGGTAGAGTTCAGAGCGGTAAGACTAATACTACCATTGCTACGCTGGCAGTTGCTCAAGAAAATGGATTTCGTTGTTTCATTGTATTAACTTCGGACAATACTTGGCTTGGCAAACAAACTGCTGCTCGTTTCAATAATCAACTCAAAGGTGGGCCTGTTGTCTTCGATTGGGAACAATGGAAAAACGATCCACACGAATTTGCTAAAAGTAAATTGCTTCCATATATAAAAGATACTGGTGTTGTCCTAGTATCTACTAAAAATCAGCGTCACTTGGATAACTTGCTGAAAGTTCTTAAATATGCTAATGCCAGTAGTGTACCAACTCTGATATTTGATGATGAAGCTGATAATGCTAGCTTGAATACAAACGAACAAAAGCAAGCAAAGAAAGGTAAAGACATAGTTCCAGATAGTGCAATTTTTGATAAAATTGGCAAAATACGGAAAGAAGTAGCTAATCACATTTACTTACAGATTACAGCCACTCCGCAGAGTTTGCTGCTGCAAAATCTTGACCATCCATGTAAACCTGCTTTTTGTGCTGCCCTACCTAAACCAGGTGATAGTTACATGGGAGGAGATTTATTTTTTGACGAAAATAGCCCTTATTGTTTTATAGTTAAAGCTGAAGAGATAGAGCTATTAAAACAGCAGGAAGGAAAGATAAACCCTGGTAATAACTGGAATATTCCTGAAGGCTTGAGGATAGCTTTATGCTGCTTCTTCCTGGGGGCAATTTATAAAATGAGATCGACAACAGATGAAGATGCGAAATACTCTTTTTTAGCTCATATATGCTACAAAAAAGATAATCACGATAACTTGGAAAAAATAATTAGTGGATTTGTCGTAGAACTGGATAAGGCTCTGCGAGGTCAATCATCTACAAGCAAGAAAGAGCAGGCGTTGAAATGGCTAACTGAAGCTTATCAGGAGTTAAGTAAAACAGTACCTAATTTACCGCCTCTCGATTCTCTTATTGAAGACTTAAAGCATGAATTACGGAGCGCTATCCCAAAAGTTATCAATGCTAATAATCCAGATAAAGAACCAAACTATAACCCAGGAATGAATATTCTTATTGGTGGAAATAGGCTTGGCAGGTGTGTAACTATTGAAGGATTGATGGTAACTTATTACGGACGGGATGCCAAACAAAAAGTGATGGATACCGTGCATCAACACGCTCGAATGTATGGTTATCGCCAGGAACTAAAAGATGTTACTCGTCTGTTTTTACCCAAGCATATCTTAGAAGCTTTCCGCGCTATCCATGAATCTGATGAAGGTATGCGTCAGGCTATTGGCGACGATCCCAGCCAAATTAAGCTCAAGCCTGTCTGGGTTGGTGGAAGACTGCAAGCAACCCGTTCTAATGTCTTGAATTTAGCAGGAATAGATGCCTTTACACCTGGAACTGCGATTTTCCCTCGCGATCCGCTTTGGAAAAAGGCAGAGGTAAGCAAGCATACAGAAGCTCTCAATAATCTTCTGGCTGAATATCAAGGTGACGATAACTATTATGAAGTAGACATTGACTTTTTGATTGAAATTCTGGAAAATATGCCGAGTGCGCGTTGTCTGGGATATTCATGGGAAGATAAGCGAGTTAAAGAAGTACTCAGGGCGATGAAAGCTAAAGGTATCGAAAAGGGAATGCTGAATGTTCGTCGAGGGCAAAAATGTGAAGGACTTGACTTGTCAAACCAAACTACAAGACCTTGGCTAGGTGCGGGTTTTGCAAACAGTCAATGGATAAGTAAGCCCAGACAAAAATATCCACATATTCCGACGCTTGTTGTTATGTATGAAAAGGGCGAGAAGGAAAAGGGTTGGGACGATCAACCACTTTATCTTCCAACATTGATTCTACCTAAGAGTAAGTTTGTTTTCATGTTCAATTACTCAGATGAAGCGGAGGAATTGGAGTACGATCTGGATTGGCAGGATATAGAGGAAATAGACGAACAAGAATGGCTTTACGCCGCAGCCAATAACCCTGTTTTTGATTTCCTCAACGATCCAGAAGAAGATATTTATACATTAGCTGATGGGAAGGCATTCAATGACTAA
- the msrP gene encoding protein-methionine-sulfoxide reductase catalytic subunit MsrP yields the protein MTLIRVPKSWEIPDRSVTPVDVFFNRRRFLKTLVGASLGASIMPILGCQQSGESALTLEKTLNKPKLNSVKRNPAFAEVDRPITAETLAGRYNNFYEYGSGKSIWQAAQALPAENWKVEVTGLVKNPRTYDLDDLQKKFPLSERVYRFRCVEAWSMVIPWIGFPMRELIAAVEPTSQAKFVRFTSYYDPKITIGPAWTLGRKLPWPYTEGLRLDEMANELAFFAVGVYGHLLPDQHGAPLREVIPWKYGFKGAKSIVKIEFVENQPATFWNTLVPNEYDFIANVNPTKPHPRWSQATEKFVGKGPNFEWEKRATLPYNGYGEYVASLYV from the coding sequence ATGACACTGATTCGTGTACCTAAATCCTGGGAAATTCCCGATCGCTCCGTCACGCCGGTAGATGTTTTTTTCAATCGGCGTCGCTTTCTGAAAACGCTCGTGGGAGCAAGCTTGGGCGCAAGTATTATGCCCATTTTAGGCTGCCAGCAGTCTGGAGAATCGGCGCTGACCCTGGAAAAAACATTGAATAAACCTAAGTTAAATTCAGTTAAACGCAATCCCGCTTTTGCCGAAGTCGATCGACCGATTACCGCCGAAACTTTGGCTGGCAGATATAACAATTTTTATGAATACGGTAGCGGTAAATCGATTTGGCAAGCAGCACAAGCTTTGCCTGCGGAAAACTGGAAAGTCGAAGTCACAGGGTTGGTGAAAAATCCCCGCACTTACGACTTAGATGATTTGCAGAAAAAGTTTCCCTTGTCAGAGCGCGTTTACCGCTTTCGCTGCGTTGAAGCATGGTCGATGGTGATTCCCTGGATTGGATTTCCTATGCGCGAATTAATTGCTGCGGTGGAACCAACTTCGCAAGCTAAATTTGTCCGCTTTACGTCTTATTACGATCCGAAAATTACGATCGGCCCAGCTTGGACATTGGGGAGAAAGTTACCTTGGCCTTATACAGAAGGTTTGCGCCTAGATGAAATGGCAAACGAGTTAGCATTTTTTGCTGTAGGAGTTTACGGTCATTTGTTACCCGATCAACACGGTGCGCCGTTGCGAGAAGTAATACCCTGGAAGTATGGTTTTAAGGGTGCAAAGTCGATCGTCAAAATTGAGTTTGTGGAAAATCAGCCAGCAACTTTTTGGAATACGCTTGTGCCTAACGAGTATGATTTTATAGCAAATGTAAATCCCACAAAACCTCATCCCCGATGGTCGCAGGCGACGGAAAAATTTGTGGGGAAGGGGCCGAATTTTGAGTGGGAGAAACGAGCCACGCTTCCTTACAATGGTTATGGGGAATACGTGGCGAGTTTGTATGTTTGA
- a CDS encoding peptidoglycan-binding domain-containing protein produces the protein MVTKLVKSSVVYVGIISAISAIPFLGGMPANAQTGSPQVNDSLNETNQQPSQLNQSPSQLNQPLNQPSQNTTTTPSNGTSGTSGFSNNQNPVLSLGSRGEEVRQAQTLLQQQGLYNGPIDGVYGLQTRNAVRAFQRSKNLVADGVIGTNTWSVMLNPQNQASSNF, from the coding sequence ATGGTCACTAAATTAGTGAAATCCAGTGTTGTATACGTCGGAATTATCTCTGCAATTTCTGCAATCCCTTTCCTGGGAGGGATGCCTGCTAATGCCCAGACTGGTTCCCCTCAAGTGAATGATTCATTAAACGAAACGAATCAGCAACCAAGTCAGCTAAATCAATCCCCCTCTCAACTCAATCAGCCGCTAAATCAACCTTCTCAAAATACAACCACTACTCCATCTAATGGTACGAGCGGTACGAGCGGCTTTTCAAACAACCAAAATCCGGTTTTAAGTTTGGGCAGTCGGGGAGAAGAAGTTAGACAGGCTCAGACTTTACTGCAACAACAAGGTTTGTATAATGGCCCGATTGATGGTGTGTATGGGTTGCAAACTCGCAATGCTGTGAGAGCATTCCAACGTTCTAAAAACTTGGTTGCGGATGGTGTGATTGGGACTAACACTTGGAGTGTAATGCTCAATCCGCAAAATCAAGCTTCTTCTAATTTCTAA
- a CDS encoding 5-(carboxyamino)imidazole ribonucleotide synthase produces the protein MNNIKRVGVIGGGQLAWMMAGAAKTLGIELAIQTPHPTDPAVAIAASTIFAPVDDAAATAELATRCDAIAFENEFINLEALMPLQEQGVRFRPKLEVLAPLLDKYDQRCYLRDLGLPVPEFVALEEKNEGEEHLISNFPFPVVVKARRHGYDGQGTFIIKDPETLAATLQRLRQTPVLLEEFIPFERELAVIAARSHTGEVAVYPVVETQQEEQVCRRVLVPADIDPAVTAQIEAIAHTLLNSLQAVGIFGIELFLTATGKVLVNEIAPRTHNSGHFSLDACYTSQFEQHLRAVCDLPLGNPALKCDAAIMVNLLGYEHSHNDYLSKRQQLADLPNSHVHWYGKSESRPGRKLGHVTVLLDGADKSKAQTLAQAIESIWYSRD, from the coding sequence ATGAACAATATTAAGCGAGTGGGGGTTATTGGTGGAGGACAGCTAGCTTGGATGATGGCGGGTGCAGCAAAGACGTTGGGGATTGAATTAGCGATCCAAACGCCCCATCCCACCGATCCGGCTGTGGCGATCGCAGCTTCCACCATTTTTGCACCAGTGGATGACGCTGCCGCCACCGCCGAGCTAGCTACTCGCTGCGATGCGATCGCCTTTGAGAATGAGTTTATCAACCTGGAAGCTTTAATGCCGCTACAGGAACAAGGCGTCCGCTTTCGTCCCAAGCTAGAGGTATTGGCCCCCCTCTTGGATAAATACGACCAACGCTGCTATTTGAGGGATTTGGGCTTACCCGTGCCCGAATTTGTCGCTCTTGAGGAGAAGAATGAAGGGGAAGAACACTTAATTTCCAACTTCCCATTCCCAGTAGTGGTGAAGGCGCGACGCCACGGTTATGACGGACAGGGCACCTTCATCATAAAAGATCCGGAAACTCTGGCAGCAACATTGCAACGATTGAGACAAACCCCTGTATTGCTGGAAGAATTTATTCCCTTTGAACGGGAACTGGCGGTAATTGCAGCGCGTTCCCATACTGGTGAAGTTGCAGTTTATCCTGTAGTGGAAACGCAACAAGAAGAACAAGTTTGTCGGCGGGTGCTAGTACCGGCAGATATCGATCCAGCCGTCACCGCCCAGATAGAAGCGATCGCCCATACCCTACTCAATAGCTTACAAGCGGTGGGAATATTCGGGATCGAACTATTTTTGACCGCCACTGGCAAAGTATTGGTCAACGAAATTGCACCCCGCACCCACAATTCCGGGCATTTTAGCCTTGATGCCTGTTATACCTCTCAATTCGAGCAGCATCTGCGAGCCGTTTGCGACCTACCCTTGGGCAATCCTGCCTTAAAATGCGATGCGGCAATCATGGTAAATCTATTGGGTTACGAACATTCCCACAACGATTACCTCAGCAAACGACAACAACTTGCCGATTTACCGAACTCTCACGTCCATTGGTATGGGAAAAGCGAATCTCGCCCCGGTCGCAAACTCGGCCACGTTACTGTTCTATTAGATGGGGCAGATAAATCCAAAGCACAAACCTTAGCACAGGCGATCGAATCCATATGGTACAGCAGGGACTAG
- a CDS encoding pentapeptide repeat-containing protein, with the protein MIFRQVAAFLLASILCCWAFPAQAFDYAPPVSFSNAELTGQDFSGQTLRQAEFSNANMQLTNFANADLRGVAFSGSVLTGANLHGTDLTNALIDQANLTNADLSDAILEQAVLLRSIFNGTNITGADFSYAILDGSQIRELCQRASGVNSRTGVATRDSLSCR; encoded by the coding sequence ATGATTTTCCGGCAAGTAGCTGCATTCCTATTAGCTTCCATCCTATGCTGCTGGGCTTTTCCAGCACAAGCATTCGACTATGCCCCGCCTGTGTCCTTCAGCAATGCGGAACTGACAGGGCAAGATTTTTCCGGTCAAACTCTGCGCCAAGCTGAGTTTTCCAACGCTAATATGCAACTAACGAACTTCGCTAATGCAGACTTGCGTGGAGTGGCTTTTAGCGGTTCTGTTTTGACAGGGGCAAATTTGCACGGAACTGACTTGACCAATGCTTTGATAGATCAAGCCAACTTGACAAATGCCGATTTAAGCGACGCAATTTTAGAGCAAGCAGTTTTACTGCGCTCTATTTTTAATGGTACTAATATTACAGGTGCAGATTTCAGCTATGCCATTTTAGATGGCAGCCAAATCAGAGAGTTATGCCAACGCGCTAGCGGCGTGAATTCTAGAACAGGTGTGGCAACTCGCGATTCTCTCAGTTGCAGGTAA
- a CDS encoding tetratricopeptide repeat protein — MSRLSAFDQVNGNHNKSLECRPDDYRSWYRRGNALRAGGHHHDAIASYDKAIECKSDDYRAWYQRGNTLDDLGFYEDAIASYNQALQLNAHDYWTWYWRGHTLRKLGRYEEAIVSYDKAIELKPEDYWAWYNRAHALREGRRYEEAIASYDRTLSLRPKDYWSWYWRGDSLRLMGSDAEAISCYDKALQIRPNDYWALYRRGDARRGMGRYEDAIACYNKAIEMNPHKADAWFSKACCCALLTKVNWAMESLQRAIELDRDKYLTLAATSSYFDRIRGNQRFQQLLQE; from the coding sequence ATGAGTCGTCTGAGTGCTTTTGACCAAGTAAACGGTAACCATAATAAATCTTTAGAGTGCCGTCCGGATGATTATCGCTCCTGGTATCGACGGGGCAATGCGCTGCGTGCGGGGGGGCATCACCATGATGCGATCGCCAGTTATGACAAAGCGATAGAATGCAAATCGGATGACTACCGCGCTTGGTATCAGCGGGGCAATACTCTAGACGATCTTGGCTTTTATGAAGATGCGATCGCTAGTTATAACCAAGCACTACAGTTGAATGCCCATGACTACTGGACTTGGTACTGGCGGGGTCATACGCTCCGTAAACTGGGGCGCTACGAAGAAGCGATCGTCAGTTACGATAAAGCGATTGAGTTGAAACCGGAGGATTACTGGGCATGGTACAATCGCGCTCATGCTCTGCGGGAGGGGAGGCGCTACGAAGAAGCGATCGCCTCTTACGATCGAACTCTCAGTCTAAGACCAAAAGACTATTGGTCGTGGTATTGGCGGGGCGATAGCTTGCGTTTGATGGGTTCCGATGCAGAAGCAATTAGCTGTTACGATAAAGCGTTGCAAATCAGACCAAATGACTATTGGGCATTGTATCGTCGCGGCGATGCGCGGCGGGGTATGGGTCGCTATGAAGATGCGATCGCCTGCTACAACAAAGCGATTGAAATGAATCCTCACAAAGCTGATGCTTGGTTCAGTAAAGCTTGCTGTTGTGCGCTTTTAACTAAGGTAAATTGGGCTATGGAAAGCTTGCAAAGGGCGATCGAACTCGATCGGGATAAATACCTAACTCTAGCGGCAACAAGTTCCTATTTCGATCGGATTAGAGGAAATCAGCGCTTTCAACAATTGCTTCAAGAATAA